In one window of Phalacrocorax aristotelis chromosome W, bGulAri2.1, whole genome shotgun sequence DNA:
- the LOC142049640 gene encoding zinc finger and BTB domain-containing protein 5-like, with protein MDFPGHFEQVFQQLNYQRLHGQLCDCVIVVGNRHFKAHRSVLAACSTHFRALFTVVEGDQTMNMIQLDSEVVTAEAFAALIDMMYTSTLMLGESNVMDVLLAASHLHLNSVVKACKHYLTTRTLPMSPPSDRVQEQNARIQRSFMLQQLGLSIVSSALNSSQSTEEQLNTMSSSTRSNIEQCTTFPIRRLHKRKQSSDDRARQRIRPTIDESISDVTPESRQSAVHSREDFFSPDSLKNVDNSKADAVIDKQEDNTIVFEQSFGAQEDAQVPSQSDNSGGNISQISISSQVIQVEASFDQEATSEKSNFSCKNPEVSLNEKEHTGVVVKSEPLSSPEPQDEVSDATSQAEGSESVEVGGGMVSAEKIELSPESSDRSFSDPQSSTDRVGDIHIMEVSNNLEHKSTFSISNFLNKSRGGNFGASQNSNDNIPNTRDCRMDGDASYLLSSESGPARNHSSVTVCHVENPFSESADSHFVRPMQDAMALPCVQTSGYRAAEQFGMAFPRSGLGLHSSSRTVMGSVRGGASSFPGYRRIAPKMPVVTSVRSSQLQDNTSSSQLLINGTTFENGHPSQPGPPQLTRASADVLSKCKKALSEHNVLVVEGARKYACKICCKTFLTLTDCKKHIRVHTGEKPYACLKCGKRFSQSSHLYKHSKTTCLRWQSSNLPSTLL; from the coding sequence ATGGATTTTCCAGGACACTTCGAGCAAGTCTTTCAGCAGCTAAACTACCAGAGGCTTCATGGCCAACTTTGTGATTGTGTCATTGTGGTAGGAAACAGACATTTCAAAGCCCATCGTTCTGTTCTGGCAGCATGTAGCACACACTTCCGAGCTCTCTTTACTGTAGTAGAGGGTGATCAAACTATGAACATGATTCAGCTGGACAGTGAAGTGGTGACAGCAGAAGCTTTTGCTGCCCTGATTGATATGATGTACACTTCTACACTAATGCTTGGGGAGAGCAATGTAATGGATGTCTTGCTAGCTGCTTCTCACCTACATTTGAACTCTGTTGTTAAAGCATGTAAACACTACCTTACTACCAGGACACTACCAATGTCTCCACCTAGTGATAGAGTTCAGGAACAAAATGCACGCATCCAAAGGTCTTTCATGCTTCAGCAGCTTGGACTGAGCATTGTGAGCTCTGCATTAAATTCCAGTCAGAGCACAGAGGAACAACTAAATACCATGAGCTCATCGACGAGAAGTAACATAGAACAATGTACTACCTTTCCTATCCGGCGTCTCCACAAGCGTAAACAGTCTTCTGATGATCGGGCCAGACAGCGAATCAGACCTACCATAGATGAGTCCATTTCAGATGTTACTCCAGAGAGCAGGCAGTCAGCAGTTCATTCAcgagaagattttttttcaccagaTTCACTGAAGAATGTGGACAATTCTAAGGCTGATGCTGTTATTGATAAGCAAGAGGATAATACTATTGTGTTTGAACAATCTTTTGGTGCTCAAGAAGATGCTCAAGTACCCAGCCAGTCAGACAACAGTGGAGGAAACATTTCACAGATATCCATCTCATCTCAGGTAATACAAGTAGAAGCCAGTTTTGATCAGGAAGCTACTTCTGAAAAATCCAACTTCTCATGCAAAAATCCAGAGGTCAgtctaaatgaaaaagaacacaCGGGGGTGGTGGTTAAATCTGAGCCTTTGAGTTCCCCAGAGCCTCAAGATGAAGTGAGTGATGCCACTTCTCAAGCAGAAGGCAGTGAGTCTGTTGAAGTGGGAGGAGGAATGGTGAGTGCAGAGAAGATAGAATTGAGTCCTGAAAGCAGTGATCGTAGCTTTTCTGACCCACAGTCCAGTACTGATAGGGTGGGAGACATCCATATTATGGAAGTGTCAAATAACCTGGAACACAAGTCCACTTTCAGTATCTCaaattttctgaataaaagcagAGGTGGTAACTTTGGTGCAAGTCAAAATAGCAATGATAACATTCCAAATACAAGGGACTGCAGAATGGATGGTGATGCCTCTTACCTATTGAGTTCAGAGTCTGGGCCTGCTAGGAATCATTCCTCTGTTACAGTTTGTCATGTAGAGAATCCATTCAGTGAGTCTGCAGACTCTCATTTTGTTAGACCAATGCAGGATGCCATGGCTCTTCCGTGTGTACAGACTTCTGGGTACAGGGCTGCAGAACAATTTGGTATGGCTTTTCCAAGGTCAGGCTTGGGCCTGCACTCTTCATCAAGGACAGTAATGGGATCTGTAAGAGGTGGAGCTAGTAGCTTTCCTGGCTATCGTCGCATAGCCCCCAAAATGCCTGTTGTGACCTCTGTCAGAAGCTCCCAGCTACAAGATAACACTTCCAGTTCCCAGCTGTTAATCAATGGGACCACTTTTGAAAATGGACATCCTTCACAACCTGGTCCACCACAGTTGACAAGGGCATCTGCAGATGTTCTTTCAAAATGTAAGAAGGCCTTATCTGAACATAATGTCTTGGTTGTTGAAGGTGCTCGTAAATATGCCTGTAAGATCTGCTGCAAGACTTTTTTGACCCTAACAGACTGTAAGAAGCACATTCGTGTGCATACAGGAGAAAAGCCTTATGCCTGTTTAAAGTGTGGCAAACGGTTCAGCCAGTCCAGCCATCTATATAAACATTCCAAAACAACCTGTCTGAGATGGCAGAGCAGCAATCTACCTAGCACTTTGCTTTAA